A single region of the Triticum dicoccoides isolate Atlit2015 ecotype Zavitan chromosome 2B, WEW_v2.0, whole genome shotgun sequence genome encodes:
- the LOC119366721 gene encoding zinc finger protein ZAT5-like codes for MGEEAGDGYGHGTPPDALTAIVVKGKRSKRRRVHAAAVIAAAEAEVTAVTTASAAGEVASSSSSVADGGGWRSGADEAASGCVTEEEEDMALCLMLLARGGGGQGSRAGASSASSSVVVRDDVAESTAGVMAVATAREGKFRSRRPADGGEGEFVYECRTCGKCFPSFQALGGHRTSHKKPRLPLPPTTAATASSSEEKKLPADEKTPPPPSSPSPAAAVDRTVLAIPVPATPPKQEGAATATVVSSSKQQQQQQGQGRVHECSICGAEFGSGQALGGHMRRHRPLLPASASVSSTDGVAAVLVIRKEKSLLELDLNMPAPCDDPAATATSPGSFTFAVKERPSSAAKLLPFPATASALVDCHY; via the coding sequence atgggggaggaggccggcgacggctACGGCCACGGCACGCCACCGGATGCGCTCACGGCCATCGTCGTCAAGGGCAAGCGCAGCAAGCGGCGCCGCGTGCACGCCGCCGCGGTGATCGCGGCCGCGGAGGCCGAGGTGACCGCGGTCACCACGGCCAGCGCCGCGGGAGAggtggcgtcgtcgtcgtcctcggtgGCGGATGGCGGCGGGTGGCGGTCTGGCGCGGATGAGGCGGCCTCCGGGTGCgtcaccgaggaggaggaggacatggcgCTCTGCCTCATGCTGctcgcgcgcggcggcggcgggcaaggAAGCAGGGCCGGGGCGTCGTCCGCGTCGTCGTCGGTGGTGGTGAGGGATGACGTCGCGGAGTCCACGGCGGGGGTGATGGCGGTGGCCACGGCGCGGGAGGGCAAGTTCCGGAGCCGGCGCCcggcggacggcggcgagggggagtTCGTGTACGAGTGCCGGACGTGTGGCAAGTGCTTCCCGTCCTTCCAGGCGCTCGGCGGCCACCGCACCAGCCACAAGAAGCCGCGTCTCCCGCTCCCGCCCACCACCGCGGCGACGGCGTCGTCGTCCGAGGAGAAGAAGCTGCCCGCCGACGAGAAGACGCCACCACCGCcttcgtcgccgtcgccggccgctGCCGTGGATCGGACGGTGCTGGCGATCCCGGTCCCGGCGACGCCGCCGAAGCAAGAAGGGGCGGCCACGGCGACCGTCGTGTCGTCGTcgaagcagcagcaacagcagcaggggCAGGGGAGGGTGCACGAGTGCTCCATCTGCGGCGCGGAGTTCGGGTCCGGGCAGGCGCTGGGCGGGCACATGCGGCGCCACCGCCCGCTGCTGCCGGCGTCGGCGTCCGTCTCTTCCACGGACGGCGTGGCGGCGGTGCTGGTGATCAGGAAGGAGAAGAGCCTGCTGGAGCTGGATCTCAACATGCCGGCGCCCTGCGACGACCCTGCCGCGACCGCGACATCGCCGGGCTCTTTCACGTTCGCCGTGAAGGAGCGGCCATCGTCGGCGGCGAAGCTGCTGCCGTTCCCGGCGACGGCGTCGGCCCTGGTGGACTGCCATTACTAG